Proteins encoded within one genomic window of Synechococcus sp. PCC 7335:
- a CDS encoding ABC transporter permease has translation MTLLQTSSKQSFWSQARYIISENIVTFFAFLLFFVLVLFALFGSAIAPYDPLASDATVPLSPPTVSHWFGTDDLGRDILSRVIVATRLDLGIAVVAVALSFFLGSILGTCAGYFGGLADRIISRLVDTIMAFPLFVLAMGLVAALGNTVENIIYATAVINIPLYTRVIRSEVLIRREAGYVEAARLAGNNHLQIMTYHLFPNVLPVMMVHISLNMGWAILNAAGLSFIGLGVRPPTPEWGIMVAEGATYIISGEWWLAIFPGIVLMIAVFCFNLLGDGLRDLIDPRMRT, from the coding sequence GTGACTTTGCTACAGACCTCTTCAAAGCAATCTTTCTGGTCACAGGCTCGCTATATTATTAGCGAGAATATTGTTACCTTCTTCGCGTTTCTTCTATTCTTTGTCCTAGTGCTATTTGCGCTGTTTGGCAGTGCGATCGCCCCTTATGATCCGCTCGCTAGCGACGCCACCGTTCCGCTCTCACCCCCGACAGTCTCGCACTGGTTTGGCACTGATGATCTTGGCCGCGACATCCTTAGCCGCGTGATTGTGGCGACTCGGTTAGACCTAGGTATTGCTGTGGTTGCCGTTGCGCTTTCATTTTTTCTCGGTAGTATCCTAGGCACCTGTGCAGGCTACTTTGGTGGTCTAGCAGATCGCATTATCAGTCGCTTGGTCGATACCATCATGGCTTTTCCTTTGTTCGTTCTAGCAATGGGACTAGTAGCGGCGCTCGGTAATACAGTCGAGAACATTATTTACGCGACTGCGGTCATCAACATTCCGCTTTATACCCGCGTTATTCGCTCCGAAGTGTTGATTCGTCGTGAGGCTGGCTATGTAGAAGCTGCGCGCCTAGCCGGTAACAATCACCTGCAAATCATGACATACCATTTATTTCCCAACGTTCTTCCTGTGATGATGGTGCATATTTCACTCAACATGGGATGGGCCATTCTTAACGCTGCTGGACTTTCTTTTATTGGCCTGGGTGTCCGTCCCCCTACACCCGAATGGGGCATTATGGTCGCTGAAGGAGCAACCTATATTATCTCTGGAGAATGGTGGCTAGCTATCTTCCCCGGTATTGTTCTGATGATTGCCGTGTTTTGTTTCAATCTGCTAGGTGATGGCCTAAGAGATTTGATTGACCCCAGGATGAGAACGTGA
- a CDS encoding ABC transporter permease, with amino-acid sequence MARSSTAALIARRTFAAIPSVLGVIVLTFILTRALPGDPAAYFAGPAASQEAIEQVRETLGLNRSLPEQFFIYLGELARGDLGSSLTTGQTVLSDLLTRLPASLELTLAGLFFSLTLAIPLGILAATRPGSWIDHGVRVLATAGVSLPTFFTGLLLIYVFYFLFGIAPAPLGRLDILYSPPRSITGLYLIDSLLSGNLEIFWAALSQLFLPAVTLGLFALAPLARVTRAAMLAVLSSDFIRTARASGLSTRTVLFGYAFRNALLPIVTTLGVVFSFLLGANVLVEKVFSWPGIGSYAVSALVASDYAAVQGFVLTMALLYVVLNLLIDLLYVVIDPRAGVES; translated from the coding sequence ATGGCTCGCTCCTCTACCGCCGCCTTGATCGCTCGTCGAACCTTTGCTGCTATTCCGAGTGTGCTTGGCGTTATTGTCCTTACCTTTATCCTCACTCGCGCTCTACCTGGTGATCCGGCGGCTTACTTCGCCGGGCCTGCTGCTAGCCAAGAGGCTATAGAGCAAGTTCGTGAAACGTTAGGTCTCAATCGCAGCCTTCCAGAACAATTTTTCATTTATCTTGGAGAACTGGCGCGAGGCGATCTTGGTAGTTCACTGACTACAGGCCAAACGGTTCTTTCTGACTTGCTCACTCGGCTGCCAGCTTCTTTAGAATTAACGTTGGCAGGGCTGTTCTTTTCACTCACGTTAGCGATCCCTTTGGGTATTCTCGCTGCCACTCGTCCCGGGTCTTGGATAGACCATGGCGTTCGGGTCTTGGCAACAGCAGGCGTTTCTCTGCCTACTTTCTTCACAGGTCTTTTACTGATCTATGTCTTTTACTTTCTCTTTGGAATCGCACCAGCGCCGCTTGGACGGTTGGATATTCTTTATTCTCCCCCTCGCTCTATTACAGGCCTATATCTGATAGATAGCCTTTTGTCAGGTAATCTAGAAATCTTTTGGGCAGCGCTGTCACAGCTATTTTTACCGGCTGTTACTCTCGGTCTGTTTGCCCTAGCGCCGCTAGCTAGAGTTACTCGAGCAGCGATGCTTGCTGTACTCTCTAGCGATTTTATTCGCACTGCTAGAGCGAGTGGTCTATCTACTAGAACCGTGCTGTTTGGCTACGCTTTTCGTAATGCTCTTTTACCTATTGTCACCACTTTAGGTGTTGTTTTCTCTTTCTTACTGGGTGCAAATGTGCTGGTAGAAAAAGTGTTCTCCTGGCCAGGAATCGGTTCTTACGCTGTGTCGGCCTTGGTCGCTTCAGACTATGCAGCGGTGCAAGGATTTGTGCTAACGATGGCTTTGCTGTATGTCGTGCTTAATCTGCTGATCGATTTGTTGTACGTCGTGATTGATCCTAGAGCGGGGGTAGAATCGTGA
- a CDS encoding ABC transporter ATP-binding protein has protein sequence MKDNPQVAQFSQYKVDSLTGETVSSDGMSLLSVRNLSLEFRTRTGTVNALENISLQVYPSETVGIVGESGSGKSVLALAIMGILDPAAHITSGEVLWQQSDTYDLLKTSEKELRRLRGKALSMIFQSPRTALNPIRKVGKQIVDVLRAHTTLSRTQLKPRALELLASVRIPDPRQRYNAYPYELSGGLCQRVMIALAIACSPQLLIADEPTTGLDVTTQATVMTLLKELATAKRMATIVITHDLALASEYCDRILVMHAGHLVESAPTHMLFRSPAHPYTTKLIAATPEPHKGFNDLVPILGDLPDLRRADLPPCRFISRCDRATDQCFSAPLLEQQITQDHQVACWHPLEIDTT, from the coding sequence GTGAAAGATAATCCACAGGTCGCTCAGTTTTCACAGTACAAAGTAGATTCCCTCACAGGAGAAACGGTTTCAAGCGATGGTATGTCTCTTCTTTCTGTTCGAAATCTTTCTCTGGAATTTCGTACCCGTACTGGTACTGTCAACGCTCTAGAAAACATTAGTTTACAGGTTTACCCTAGTGAAACAGTGGGTATTGTCGGCGAATCTGGCTCTGGAAAGTCTGTCCTTGCTCTGGCCATTATGGGCATCCTCGATCCGGCGGCTCACATCACTAGTGGCGAGGTTCTTTGGCAGCAGTCTGACACCTACGATTTACTGAAAACTTCTGAGAAAGAACTGAGGCGGCTACGCGGCAAAGCACTGTCGATGATTTTTCAGAGTCCGCGCACTGCGCTGAATCCAATTCGCAAAGTGGGTAAGCAAATTGTCGATGTTTTGCGCGCTCACACTACGCTTTCTAGAACTCAACTTAAGCCACGTGCATTAGAACTGCTCGCCAGCGTTAGAATCCCTGACCCACGGCAGCGCTACAATGCCTACCCTTACGAGCTTTCGGGTGGTCTATGTCAGCGCGTTATGATTGCTTTGGCGATCGCCTGTTCCCCCCAGCTACTGATTGCTGACGAACCGACAACCGGTCTAGATGTCACTACTCAAGCTACGGTAATGACGCTGCTCAAAGAGCTAGCCACGGCAAAGCGAATGGCGACCATTGTGATCACTCACGATTTAGCACTAGCCTCAGAATACTGCGATCGCATCCTGGTTATGCACGCTGGCCATCTAGTTGAAAGCGCCCCGACTCATATGCTTTTTCGCTCTCCCGCTCATCCTTATACCACCAAGCTAATTGCCGCCACGCCTGAGCCGCATAAGGGGTTCAATGATTTGGTTCCTATTCTAGGGGACCTACCAGACTTGCGCCGAGCAGACCTGCCGCCCTGTCGGTTTATCAGTCGGTGCGATCGCGCTACCGACCAGTGCTTCAGCGCGCCCCTTTTAGAACAACAGATTACTCAAGATCATCAGGTCGCCTGCTGGCACCCGCTAGAAATAGACACGACATGA
- a CDS encoding cation:proton antiporter: MASELSFTIDLMLVLGAAATGGYFVSRLSQPVLLGYLGSGLIIGPLGLNLIRDTANIQELAEIGVAFLLFALGVQFSLEELNRVRNIALQGSLCQIGITTALVTAIMLSFGWVDSLAQGLFWGALLSLSSTAVALKTLTERGETNTRHGQIMLAILIAQDLALGLMLAVVPAINQPGPLWQVVGLVLLKVSSFLVAAVLVGRFVIPTVIRQVALTESNELFLLTLIALCLGVAIITARLGLSIEIGAFVAGLMIAEVDYADQALGKVLPLRDTFASLFFVSIGMLIDPEILIQNLSKILSLVSLVMVGKALVILPIVLLFGYSLKTAVLTSCGINQIGEFSFVLAVVGLENELITQETYLLLLGTTAITLVLTPTSLQLAEPLIKWVHQQPRLMSFLSRLESPQQSSGEDAIANHVVVAGYGRVGGVIVELLHRQNHPVLVLENSEAAVQSLRRQSIPFIMGDADAELILARANLTTAKALVIALPDPMSTRLLLKRARAIAPKLDIIARAHTTKELDQLSQLGAQEVVQPEFEAALALCTHLLATLGEIDDQLGTTMAKIRADHYQAVRRNI, translated from the coding sequence ATGGCTTCAGAGCTTAGTTTCACGATTGATCTTATGCTCGTTCTGGGTGCGGCAGCAACAGGGGGCTATTTTGTCAGCCGTTTGAGTCAGCCAGTCCTGCTAGGGTATTTAGGCAGCGGCTTGATTATCGGTCCGCTCGGACTTAACCTCATTCGTGATACTGCCAATATTCAAGAGCTAGCTGAGATTGGCGTTGCTTTTCTGCTCTTTGCTCTTGGCGTTCAATTTTCGCTAGAAGAACTTAATAGAGTCCGCAATATCGCCCTGCAGGGCAGTCTTTGTCAGATCGGTATCACCACTGCGCTGGTCACCGCCATCATGCTCTCTTTTGGTTGGGTAGATAGCCTAGCGCAAGGTTTGTTTTGGGGCGCACTTCTCTCACTATCTTCGACAGCCGTAGCACTCAAAACGTTGACCGAGCGCGGCGAAACCAACACCCGCCATGGTCAGATCATGTTGGCTATTTTGATCGCACAGGATTTGGCATTGGGTTTGATGCTGGCAGTGGTTCCAGCCATCAACCAGCCCGGTCCGCTGTGGCAAGTTGTTGGCCTCGTCTTACTAAAAGTCAGTAGTTTTTTGGTTGCAGCGGTATTGGTTGGTCGCTTCGTGATTCCGACTGTGATCCGGCAAGTGGCGCTCACGGAAAGCAACGAACTTTTTTTGCTGACGCTAATTGCCCTGTGTTTAGGCGTGGCGATTATCACTGCGCGGTTGGGGCTTTCGATTGAAATTGGTGCGTTTGTGGCCGGGCTGATGATTGCTGAAGTTGACTATGCTGACCAGGCATTAGGCAAGGTGCTACCGCTGCGCGATACGTTTGCCAGCCTGTTTTTTGTCTCGATTGGTATGCTGATTGACCCCGAGATATTAATTCAAAATCTCAGCAAAATTCTTAGCCTGGTGAGTCTGGTTATGGTCGGAAAAGCACTGGTAATCTTACCCATCGTCTTGCTGTTTGGCTATTCACTCAAGACGGCTGTGCTTACTAGCTGTGGTATCAATCAGATTGGTGAATTCTCCTTTGTACTGGCAGTAGTTGGTCTAGAAAACGAGCTGATTACTCAAGAAACCTACTTGCTGCTCCTAGGAACCACGGCTATAACCCTCGTGCTGACACCTACGTCTCTTCAGCTAGCTGAGCCGTTGATCAAGTGGGTACACCAGCAGCCTCGGCTCATGAGCTTTTTAAGCAGGCTAGAGTCACCACAGCAAAGTTCGGGAGAAGACGCGATCGCCAACCATGTGGTCGTTGCTGGCTATGGCCGAGTTGGTGGCGTCATTGTTGAACTGTTGCATCGGCAAAACCACCCGGTGCTGGTGCTAGAAAATAGCGAAGCCGCTGTCCAGTCACTGCGTCGTCAGAGCATTCCCTTTATTATGGGAGATGCTGATGCCGAGTTGATCCTAGCTAGAGCTAATCTCACGACAGCGAAGGCGCTGGTCATCGCTCTACCCGACCCAATGAGTACTCGGCTGCTGCTAAAACGGGCGCGGGCGATCGCACCTAAGCTCGACATCATCGCTCGGGCCCATACCACCAAAGAGCTCGACCAGCTTAGCCAGCTGGGCGCTCAAGAAGTCGTCCAACCCGAATTTGAGGCGGCGCTTGCGCTTTGTACTCACCTGCTAGCTACGCTTGGTGAGATTGACGATCAGCTCGGCACTACTATGGCAAAGATCCGAGCTGACCACTACCAGGCCGTTCGCCGTAATATCTAA
- a CDS encoding CHASE domain-containing protein: MRIGRPTLPIALTLAVGIGLSGLSAAAIARQERTNQRLQFQRQTDSLATSLQRSINRYTDILLSLSDFYAVAEQTIPRTDFNRFVERALATYPGIQALEWAPFVLADTLNAQGTDSQLTEIKAENSGLPTRTTFEATIRAEGYPTFQITEQDSQGKLVRAGDRPYYVPVTYVQPYKGNEPALGYDLTSDDIRQAALETARDTGRVAASGRIRLVQEDNNQFGFLVFLPLYSSRMVPSSVQDRRAQLQGYLLGVFRVAEVVEESLETFSYDIDFALSDRSASPTEELLGVYQANTRTVTTVFQRNALLTNRKQRTLCPTVEACVHQLTVGERSWVIAFTPAANYPTTTPWRALSTLIIGLLLTFMVARYFAQTQSALIKTQELSALKIRLFSMASHELRTPLASILLSAQVLETDLDRTERPRIYRRIRAAAKRMNQLLGDLLTLARAESGKLEFSPETLNLSLFCKQIIDEVRCSFDVPPTVNFIVSSTVPTAAYFDPQLLRAVLTNLLSNAVKYSKELPQVSLSVTCQLHNLVFQVSDRGIGIHKADQARLNEAFYRGKNVGHIQGTGLGLSVVSACLQLHHGTLLCESALGEGTTFTVTLPQIE, encoded by the coding sequence GTGCGTATAGGCCGTCCTACTCTACCTATTGCGCTAACGCTGGCTGTAGGCATCGGCCTTTCTGGGCTAAGTGCTGCTGCGATCGCCCGTCAAGAACGCACCAACCAACGCCTTCAGTTCCAACGTCAAACGGATAGTCTTGCCACTTCACTCCAGCGCAGTATCAACCGGTACACCGACATTCTGTTATCCTTAAGCGATTTCTACGCGGTCGCAGAACAAACCATTCCCCGCACCGATTTTAACCGTTTTGTAGAACGAGCACTGGCCACCTACCCAGGCATTCAAGCGCTAGAATGGGCTCCTTTCGTACTAGCTGATACGCTCAACGCCCAGGGAACTGATAGTCAATTAACTGAAATCAAAGCGGAGAATTCTGGTCTGCCAACCCGGACGACTTTCGAGGCGACCATTAGAGCTGAAGGCTATCCTACTTTTCAAATCACTGAGCAGGATAGTCAAGGGAAGCTAGTCCGTGCAGGCGATCGCCCCTACTATGTCCCAGTTACATATGTGCAGCCTTACAAAGGCAATGAGCCTGCACTTGGCTATGATCTGACCTCTGATGATATACGCCAAGCTGCGCTAGAAACCGCGCGTGATACAGGCCGCGTTGCGGCTTCTGGTCGGATTCGATTGGTCCAAGAAGATAACAACCAGTTTGGCTTTCTGGTCTTCCTACCGCTGTATTCATCTCGGATGGTGCCTAGCTCCGTTCAAGACCGCCGAGCGCAGCTACAGGGTTATCTACTCGGTGTTTTTCGAGTCGCAGAGGTTGTAGAAGAATCTCTTGAAACGTTCAGCTACGATATTGATTTCGCGCTCAGCGATCGCTCAGCTTCTCCTACTGAAGAACTTCTTGGGGTCTATCAAGCAAACACTCGAACGGTTACAACAGTTTTTCAGAGAAACGCTCTTCTGACAAACCGGAAGCAACGGACACTTTGCCCAACAGTTGAAGCCTGCGTTCATCAGCTTACGGTAGGTGAACGCTCTTGGGTGATCGCTTTCACGCCTGCCGCGAACTATCCGACAACTACCCCGTGGCGAGCTTTGTCTACCTTGATTATCGGCCTGCTACTAACCTTTATGGTTGCTCGCTACTTTGCTCAGACTCAAAGCGCGTTGATCAAAACTCAAGAACTCAGCGCTCTCAAAATTCGTCTTTTCTCGATGGCTTCTCACGAATTACGAACGCCTTTGGCAAGCATCTTGCTTTCTGCTCAGGTGTTGGAAACAGACTTAGATAGAACAGAGCGTCCTCGGATCTACCGCCGGATTCGAGCGGCTGCTAAGCGTATGAATCAGCTTCTAGGAGACTTGTTGACGCTGGCACGAGCTGAGTCTGGCAAGCTTGAATTCTCGCCAGAAACGCTCAATCTATCCTTGTTTTGCAAACAGATCATTGATGAAGTGAGGTGTAGTTTTGACGTTCCGCCTACTGTCAACTTTATTGTTTCATCGACAGTGCCAACAGCGGCCTATTTCGATCCTCAGCTACTACGAGCAGTGCTCACTAATTTGCTTTCTAATGCGGTGAAATATTCTAAGGAGCTACCACAGGTGTCACTGAGCGTCACGTGTCAGCTTCATAATCTAGTTTTTCAAGTGAGCGATCGCGGCATCGGTATTCATAAAGCAGATCAAGCCCGGCTCAATGAAGCTTTCTATCGGGGCAAGAATGTAGGCCATATTCAAGGGACGGGACTCGGACTTTCGGTTGTCTCTGCCTGTCTACAATTGCATCACGGCACTCTGCTTTGCGAAAGCGCTTTAGGTGAAGGTACTACGTTTACCGTAACGCTACCTCAGATAGAGTAG
- a CDS encoding ABC transporter substrate-binding protein, with protein MRRRDLFKQGAAFTTGISLAALINACGSTSEPTEPSSDSTDSSEDNSEGSALTIVQGGGFPNGLDLHQVGTNRPAYGTSWAIYDRLVTFGTKTLEDGSLSYDYTDIQPELAESWEVAEDGLSATFNLRQDATFHDGTPITAKDVKWSYDRAVSVGGFPTFQMKAGALESPDQFVIVDDHTFRVDFIRKDKLTLMDMAVPIPAIMNSALIEPHVTEDDPWGLEWANANPAGGGAYKLETFQPEERVVLVRNDDWKSGPLPAIERIIELNVPEAGNRRALLERGDVDMFYNVSEKDISELSATDRFTVVSTPIENCLYAVDLNTQAELSGAANPFSDVKVRQAVAYAMPYDAIVETALYGQCVPMYGAQSMEPSTIEWPQPYPYNTDPDRAQALMAESGYPDGFDTTLAFDLGTQEWAEPMCVLIQEALAPLGINVTLEKVPSANFRGVLVEKSRPMIVNGFGGWLNYPDYFFFYSYHGQNATFNGSSYQNPKLDTFVDAALKQEAGTPEYEENVKGFLKIAFEEMPRIPIAQPYLSVAMQNNVEGYQYWFHRQLDYRPLEKV; from the coding sequence ATGCGGCGACGAGATTTATTCAAGCAGGGAGCAGCGTTTACGACCGGTATCTCTCTAGCAGCCTTGATCAATGCCTGTGGAAGCACTTCTGAGCCCACTGAACCTAGTAGCGACTCAACCGACAGCAGCGAAGATAATTCTGAAGGAAGTGCGCTTACTATTGTTCAAGGCGGTGGCTTCCCTAATGGGCTAGACCTGCACCAAGTCGGCACTAACCGCCCTGCCTATGGGACCTCTTGGGCAATTTACGATCGCCTTGTCACCTTCGGCACCAAAACCCTCGAAGACGGCTCTCTTTCCTACGACTATACCGATATCCAACCCGAACTTGCTGAGTCATGGGAAGTGGCAGAAGACGGGCTATCTGCTACCTTCAACCTCCGGCAAGACGCTACTTTTCATGACGGTACGCCTATCACTGCCAAAGATGTGAAATGGTCTTACGACCGAGCGGTCTCGGTAGGTGGCTTTCCTACCTTTCAGATGAAAGCAGGCGCCCTCGAAAGCCCTGATCAGTTCGTGATTGTTGACGACCACACCTTTAGAGTTGACTTTATCCGCAAGGACAAACTGACGCTGATGGATATGGCTGTTCCAATTCCAGCCATTATGAACTCTGCGCTGATAGAACCTCACGTTACCGAAGACGATCCTTGGGGCCTCGAATGGGCGAATGCTAACCCTGCTGGCGGCGGTGCCTACAAGCTAGAAACTTTTCAGCCCGAAGAGCGGGTGGTACTCGTGCGAAACGACGACTGGAAATCTGGGCCGCTCCCCGCTATTGAAAGAATCATTGAACTCAACGTTCCTGAAGCGGGCAATCGTCGCGCTCTGCTAGAAAGAGGAGATGTCGATATGTTCTATAACGTCTCTGAGAAAGACATCAGTGAACTGAGCGCCACCGATAGATTCACTGTGGTCTCTACGCCGATTGAAAACTGTCTGTACGCTGTCGATCTCAATACCCAGGCAGAACTTTCTGGAGCCGCTAACCCCTTCAGCGATGTCAAAGTTCGTCAGGCCGTCGCCTACGCCATGCCCTATGATGCCATTGTAGAAACTGCGCTCTATGGCCAGTGTGTCCCTATGTACGGGGCGCAAAGTATGGAGCCTAGTACGATTGAATGGCCCCAGCCCTATCCTTACAATACAGATCCAGATAGAGCCCAAGCGCTGATGGCCGAATCCGGCTATCCAGACGGCTTTGATACTACGCTTGCCTTTGATTTAGGTACCCAGGAATGGGCCGAGCCGATGTGTGTACTTATCCAAGAGGCGCTAGCACCGCTTGGCATCAATGTAACTTTGGAGAAGGTGCCTAGCGCCAATTTTAGAGGCGTGCTAGTCGAAAAAAGCCGACCTATGATTGTCAACGGATTTGGCGGCTGGCTCAACTACCCTGACTATTTTTTCTTCTATTCCTATCACGGTCAAAATGCCACTTTCAACGGCAGTTCCTACCAGAATCCTAAGCTAGATACGTTTGTAGATGCGGCTCTAAAACAAGAAGCAGGGACACCTGAGTATGAGGAAAACGTCAAAGGATTCTTGAAAATTGCATTCGAAGAAATGCCGCGTATTCCAATCGCGCAGCCTTACCTGTCTGTCGCTATGCAAAACAATGTTGAAGGCTATCAGTACTGGTTTCACCGTCAGCTAGACTATCGCCCTCTAGAGAAGGTGTAG
- a CDS encoding response regulator transcription factor has product MRLLLIEDDIQLAESLSEALTAEQYIVDVVKDGEAGWSQMQTLDYDLTLMDVTLPYLDGIGLCQRLRSRGHQLPVLMLTARDTSQDKVRGLDAGADAYMVKPFDLSELLAQIRALLRRGSIPAAIALAYEHLQLNPETYEASYAQQALRLTPKEFSILELLMRNGRRVLSRSFILESLWSLQSPPDEETVKAHIKSLRNKLRAAGAPKSFIETVHGVGYRLQLA; this is encoded by the coding sequence ATGCGTCTTCTATTAATTGAAGATGATATTCAGCTAGCAGAGTCGCTTTCAGAGGCTTTGACGGCTGAGCAGTACATTGTCGATGTGGTCAAAGATGGTGAGGCCGGCTGGAGCCAGATGCAGACTTTGGACTACGACCTGACGCTGATGGATGTGACCTTGCCCTATCTAGATGGGATTGGCCTTTGCCAGCGACTACGCAGTCGAGGTCATCAGCTCCCAGTACTAATGCTAACAGCGCGTGATACCAGTCAAGACAAGGTTCGTGGACTAGATGCGGGCGCAGACGCCTATATGGTAAAGCCCTTTGATTTATCAGAGCTGCTAGCGCAGATTCGAGCGCTGTTACGTCGAGGCAGCATACCAGCGGCGATCGCCCTTGCCTACGAACATCTTCAGCTCAATCCTGAAACTTATGAAGCTAGCTATGCTCAGCAGGCTCTACGGCTTACCCCCAAAGAATTTTCTATTCTTGAATTGCTGATGCGAAATGGCCGCCGTGTTTTGAGCCGTAGCTTCATTCTAGAGTCGCTGTGGTCTTTGCAAAGTCCACCTGACGAAGAAACCGTCAAAGCGCACATCAAAAGTCTGCGCAACAAACTTAGAGCTGCTGGTGCGCCTAAATCTTTTATTGAAACGGTCCATGGGGTTGGCTATCGCCTTCAGTTAGCTTGA
- the denD gene encoding D-erythronate dehydrogenase has translation MRILITGAAGFLGQRLARRLLSNPNLQHLTLVDLTPPPVPNSDSRVSSLAADLARPTASKVLVSADITAVYHLAAVVSGQAEANFDLGMAVNCDGTRYLLEAVRHQAPGAKFIFASSLAVFGGDLPEVIADNTVVQPQSSYGTEKAICELWINDYTRKGFIDGRVLRLPTVCVRPGKPNAAASSFASGIIREPLQGETAVCPVDPTLSLWLSSPTAVVNNLIHALSLESAQFTYSRTLNLPGITVTVASMIDALEAIAGQTVSSRISYQPDQAISEIVASWPSRFDTKQAVALGFEGDRNFQDIIHSFIAETDVKECRN, from the coding sequence ATGCGTATTCTCATCACTGGTGCAGCAGGTTTCTTGGGCCAACGTCTCGCTCGTCGGCTGCTCTCAAACCCTAATCTCCAGCATCTCACACTTGTCGATCTAACACCGCCGCCTGTACCTAATAGCGACTCAAGAGTCAGTAGCCTTGCCGCTGATCTGGCTCGCCCTACAGCTAGCAAAGTCCTAGTGAGCGCAGATATTACAGCGGTTTATCATCTAGCCGCCGTTGTCAGTGGCCAAGCCGAAGCTAACTTCGATCTGGGCATGGCGGTGAACTGCGATGGTACTCGCTATCTGCTAGAAGCCGTTCGTCATCAAGCACCCGGTGCAAAGTTCATCTTTGCTAGCTCTCTAGCTGTTTTTGGGGGTGACCTCCCGGAAGTGATTGCAGACAATACCGTCGTGCAGCCCCAGTCCTCATACGGCACTGAAAAAGCCATCTGTGAGCTATGGATCAACGACTACACTCGAAAAGGCTTCATTGATGGACGGGTGCTACGCTTACCAACTGTCTGCGTACGACCTGGCAAACCCAACGCGGCTGCGTCCTCCTTTGCAAGTGGCATTATCCGCGAACCTCTACAGGGAGAAACGGCCGTCTGCCCGGTCGATCCTACGCTTTCTCTCTGGCTATCTAGTCCGACAGCAGTTGTCAATAACCTGATACATGCCCTGTCGCTAGAGAGTGCGCAGTTTACCTATAGTCGAACGCTCAACCTGCCAGGCATTACAGTAACAGTAGCGTCTATGATTGATGCCCTAGAAGCGATCGCCGGTCAGACCGTCTCCAGTCGTATCAGCTATCAGCCGGATCAGGCTATTTCAGAAATTGTCGCGAGCTGGCCTAGTCGGTTTGATACTAAACAAGCAGTCGCCCTAGGGTTTGAAGGCGATCGCAATTTTCAAGACATTATTCACAGCTTCATAGCGGAAACCGATGTAAAGGAGTGCAGGAACTAG
- a CDS encoding ABC transporter ATP-binding protein — protein sequence MNNAPLLQVSELAKHFPVNSASAAWLSRQRPSHLHAVDGVTFSIQPGESIGLVGESGCGKSTLIRLIARLIEPTSGKVLFNNVSIGQIPVSMFSHSPYRADLQMVFQDHSDSLNPRFTAFDTIAEPIKRLGPTYTKPQLQQRAAELAQLVGLPTELLSRFPHQLSGGQKARVGIARAIALNPKLLILDEPTSALDVSVQAIILHLLKDLKQQLNMSYLFISHDLNVVRLLCDRILVMYLGKLVETGPTDTIFNHPQHPYTQALVSAIPSFAAVPQRIPLTGEPRSPINPSPHVCRLYGRCPKSDDHCQQAQPNLRPLSASHEVACHYPSAL from the coding sequence ATGAACAACGCTCCTCTGCTACAAGTTTCAGAGCTTGCCAAACATTTCCCAGTTAATTCAGCCTCTGCTGCCTGGCTTTCTCGCCAGCGGCCATCTCATCTTCATGCGGTAGATGGGGTCACCTTCAGCATTCAGCCAGGAGAAAGTATTGGCTTAGTCGGTGAATCTGGCTGCGGGAAATCTACCTTAATTCGTTTGATTGCTCGTTTGATTGAGCCAACATCTGGGAAAGTCCTATTTAACAACGTTTCTATCGGTCAAATTCCAGTCAGTATGTTCTCTCACAGTCCATACCGAGCCGATCTACAGATGGTTTTTCAAGACCATAGCGATAGTCTAAATCCACGGTTTACTGCTTTCGACACGATCGCAGAGCCAATTAAACGACTAGGCCCTACTTACACAAAACCACAGCTACAGCAGCGCGCTGCCGAACTTGCCCAGCTAGTCGGTCTTCCAACAGAGCTACTCAGCCGCTTTCCTCATCAGCTATCTGGCGGACAAAAAGCCCGCGTGGGCATTGCTCGGGCGATCGCTTTAAACCCTAAACTTCTCATTCTTGATGAGCCGACGTCTGCCCTTGACGTTTCTGTCCAGGCCATCATTCTGCATCTGCTCAAAGATCTCAAACAGCAGCTCAACATGAGCTACCTATTCATCTCGCACGATCTAAACGTAGTGAGATTATTATGCGATCGCATTTTAGTGATGTATCTTGGCAAGCTTGTAGAAACGGGTCCTACCGACACCATCTTCAATCATCCCCAGCATCCCTACACACAGGCGCTCGTTTCGGCGATTCCTAGTTTTGCTGCCGTTCCACAACGAATTCCGCTGACGGGAGAGCCACGTAGCCCCATCAATCCTTCTCCCCATGTTTGCCGCCTCTATGGGCGCTGTCCAAAAAGCGATGATCACTGCCAGCAAGCCCAACCAAACCTTCGGCCCCTTAGCGCTAGCCATGAGGTCGCCTGTCACTACCCTAGCGCATTATGA